The stretch of DNA ACAAAGTGTggatttgttttgacttttcatatctgcttttgtttggatcatttgataaaatcttttagaaaatgtaGACTTTACAAACATAAGAGTAATCAATAACAAAATGACTTCATGAGGAAACTTTAGATccattcacatttaaatataaatggatgtcatttttggaaCCATGCCATACTTTAACCTTTCAGTGTTAGTTGATTAGTTCAAACTCTCTGGACATGTACTAAGAAGAATGCTGAAAATAGTATACTTAGCACTGAActcaattaattttttcttaatttctacAGTCTAACCCAGACACTTGCTCTATTATGTTAGCAGTACATGCTTAACCCTGACCCTGAACTCGATTGAAACCATAACCAACGCCTGATCCAGAAACAGTGCTTCTTCTTTCAGGGCCCAGTCATTGGGTCTTGAAATACTACGCTGCATCTTCCCAAAATagtatttgttggaaaaatgggGCTTTCAGTGTATCAAATACAAGGCCACACCAACGCATATCACACACATGTGCTCAAAAGAATGATTTATGAAGGCATATGAACAGCTTATTCTTCAATGCAGGAAGTTCTAAAACCTCTGGGCAGAATTACAAGCATGTTTTTTCCATGCACTATAACCACAACAGTGTGTTAAAGTTAAATAAGAGGTCAGCTACTCATTGCACTCTATGAGATTTCCATTGTAGAGTTTGTCCTTCACAAAAGAAATAGATGATCTCAGTCCTTAAATGATATTCTAAAAAGCCTCACAGACTCACAGCAGAAGTTGGTCCGAATCTATCACAAACTGATTCAAAACAGCTTtaattctcttttaaaaatataaaaaaacagaacagcagtCTGAAGTGCTTTCACTGAAGCTTTATGTTACCTAACAAACAATTTCTACTATAAGGAATTTAAACAAGTtgactataaaaaaaatctctttgacTTAACATTACACCAATTACCCAAACATGGAAACAGCCAAATGATTTCCACTCACAGATGATTAAGCAGTCTCCTCTTTGGATAGTCCAAACAATCTAGGGTGACCAGCAACTGCTatttaagtttgaaaaaatGAGGACCTCTGGAGCTCCTGAGCAGAACTGCACATTCAAAATGGTGTCTGAAAATGTGGAGTGATTAAGTGTTTTAGCTCTAACCATGATTGATatgcaaatattaaatatctgaaaGTAAAACAGAAGATGTGATTATGGTTTTCTTTAACTTGATGTAACAGATCATTTTGAgcagaaataaaggtttttcttcCCTACAAATACCCTTGATGTGATCACCATGTTCTTTCACATTTAACTTCAGCtgggttttgtttcattttccttttctgaCATCTTTTTACCATGAACTGAAAAATAAGATACTCTACTACACAtctaaatgtataatttcagaTTGGAAACCTGAGAGAACACACCCAAGCTTCATCCCCCGAGACAGGTAAGCTATGATACAGCGCTggtcttttttaatttaaatctggCAATATCTGGTAAAACAATGgcactgtttaaaaatgtaacagcaAATTGCTATGTAAATGAGAATAAAGAagaatatatttcaaatataaaacattttgcagaatATATGGATTTTATgaactaaaatgtttgcatcaAAGTCCAGTCAACACATAACTACAGATTTTATGAATGGACACACAGTAGCTGTCTAACAAATCTCATGTGACCTTTAGGGAAGATGGCCATATTTCCAGCCACCAGACTATCATTATAATGGAGGAAGACCCTGCTGTGATTGAATCAGCTACTTATCTGTTTGAGAGGAATCCATATTCCTCCACTTTGATGAAGTACCACAAGGGGGCACTGCATATGCTAAGAGGTGGTCatttgattaaaatcagaaGTTATGATATCGTACTTGTTGGCCATGGTAGAGAGGCTTCCACAGGAGAACTCTACTTATCTGGTTATGGTGCAGAGGAAGTTGCCAGATTGGTATCCAGCCTGAAGACAAACACCCTCATTGATCCCATTGACACCATCAGCCTAATCAGCTGTAACCTTGGAAATAACCATAACTTTACCCTGAAGCTGCTCCAAGGTCTCCGATCTCTGAATGTGACAGCAAAGCTACACCTACACAAGACACTCATATCAGTCTCCTCTGATGGGAGGATAATGAGCGGACGAGGGGGTGTCTGGAGGTCCCATGACTACAGCAGTAGAGTCATTGCTGAACTCAGCCCAACAAGAGACCTGTTGACAAGGCAAACATTTGGCTGTGCAGGTTCAGTATTTCCAAATTATAAAGGAAatattctgttctattttaaAAGTCTAGAGTGGCCAAGATATCCTCAAATGTTCGTCCCAATGGAGCTGCGCAAAAAGTACCCTTTTATTAACTGCTTGGAAGGGCTCACTTGGAGTTTGTTCtttgaggaaaatgaaaaaagacgCGCTCCAGATTATATCCCCAACGACCACCTGAAAGCTGTTTGGCTTGAAGTGACAGAAGAGAACAGCATTGTCCTTAAACATATCTCCAACATACAGGACCTTCTTGTGGAGATCCGCTACAGTGCTAGAGAGGAAATGGCTTCAGAACAGTATTATGTTCTAAATGACtgcatttataaaatacatGGGAAAAACTTGAGCTCAAGTCTGGTAGGAAAGTTCATGAGGACTGACAATGAAGCTGAAATTGAACTATTTCGTCAGACTTTTGGTGACCAGCAGGGGGAATCTTccctgctggagctgcagcaagGCCTTAAAGCATCCAAATTTACTGACTTCTGCCGCCAGACTTTTCAGTTCCAGCAGTGTACCTACAACTGTGAAAGGTGGGGACGTTACTTCATGGCAGCAGTTTTCTCAGCATCAGTACGCAATTTCCGAACCTTCTCACTTTTTCTGATGAGTGTTATCGGCTGTGAAGTGGGTCACACTCGAGGGACTGACAGTGCCCTGTGCACAGCGTTTGTCGGCAATGACCACCCCATGATTACTGATCAGCCCTGGCCTGACCATCTGAAGCGAGGATTCTACGGTTGCACTATTGACAACTATGAAATGGCACCACAGAACAGACGGATCTGGCTGGATCAAGTTGTTGCAAAGGAAAATTCACTGTACATTAAATCAAAGCAAATGATGGATGCTATGAATCACAATGACCATACTGAGTTGGAGATCTTTGGCAAGATTAAAGTCATGAACAAGTATGTGTTTTCATCTTATCTGGAATACTTTCGTGGTACACCTGAAGGCAAGAAACTCAAGAGAGGATGCACTCCCTCGTTCTATGAGAATTAAAATACACAGTTTTATTATGTTAGATTCAATGTGAATGATAACCCACCTAGTGCTAAGATGTCTCCCACGCTCTGCATTAAACAAACACTTTTGTCATTAAACTTCTGTTATATCTTCCTAATTTGTAGGTGATTAGTTGTTAGCATAAATATGACATGTTTGTCACAGGCTTTGGAATTCTTTTACTGCGGTCTTTAAAGAATAAACACTGGGaattaagttttgttttgatcatttattgggTGTAGGTACTTttgtattattaaaatgaattctCCTGGTTTCATAAAGACATGAgtgcattaaaaacataaaaaccaacagGAACCACATAAAAGGAAAAGCATGACGGGATGTTCACgaggaaccagcaaggagtgAAAGTAGGAGAGGTGTGTAAATACTAGATGGAACAATAGACCTGAGATGATTACCTAACTGGTCGCAGGTGTGATgagagagagcagaaggcaaactgaggagagagagagagagaaagaaaggagtgAGGGACAGCACACAAATGGGAACTAAAAAATGAATCTAACTGTAATAATGAGCAACTAAGCAgaaggaataacataaactagAAAAGGACAGAAGTAAAACAGAAAGTCTGATCTAATCATTAGTGATGGGTAAATGAGGCGTCATGAAGTGTTTCCACCCATagcaaaactgtattgataCTGTGTAGATACTGtgtcactgaatactgacacctgctggacattaaaaatccctACAGGCAACATAGTTGAGAGACTAATTTGATGACCTAGTCTACACAATAGTAT from Xiphophorus maculatus strain JP 163 A chromosome 13, X_maculatus-5.0-male, whole genome shotgun sequence encodes:
- the LOC111610583 gene encoding uncharacterized protein LOC111610583 gives rise to the protein MMKLYGFCAVIVLLSLAKGWSADWKPERTHPSFIPRDREDGHISSHQTIIIMEEDPAVIESATYLFERNPYSSTLMKYHKGALHMLRGGHLIKIRSYDIVLVGHGREASTGELYLSGYGAEEVARLVSSLKTNTLIDPIDTISLISCNLGNNHNFTLKLLQGLRSLNVTAKLHLHKTLISVSSDGRIMSGRGGVWRSHDYSSRVIAELSPTRDLLTRQTFGCAGSVFPNYKGNILFYFKSLEWPRYPQMFVPMELRKKYPFINCLEGLTWSLFFEENEKRRAPDYIPNDHLKAVWLEVTEENSIVLKHISNIQDLLVEIRYSAREEMASEQYYVLNDCIYKIHGKNLSSSLVGKFMRTDNEAEIELFRQTFGDQQGESSLLELQQGLKASKFTDFCRQTFQFQQCTYNCERWGRYFMAAVFSASVRNFRTFSLFLMSVIGCEVGHTRGTDSALCTAFVGNDHPMITDQPWPDHLKRGFYGCTIDNYEMAPQNRRIWLDQVVAKENSLYIKSKQMMDAMNHNDHTELEIFGKIKVMNKYVFSSYLEYFRGTPEGKKLKRGCTPSFYEN